In Wenyingzhuangia fucanilytica, the following are encoded in one genomic region:
- a CDS encoding T9SS type A sorting domain-containing protein, with translation MKTIKSKKHYNTFILLQAVCVMVLSFTTQAQTALNPEQGLRANWMRGALGLLWLPERNYNGNIEGVEIDEFISQVKDLRTIDYVQLPLTSPNIFSPVHVAPHSIIESLWEGDTDSNGDPINLVVPRESVDDPLLRWLKALKAEGLRVEIYVNSYNLLARNPEDTQTEYPDVSDRWMEWCDTNAEAQAFLNTQTYHNGSGRRYYMFCYAEFILKEYAIRYGDLIDAWCFDSADNIMEDECGDNPDSENVEDQRIYQAFANAVHAGNPNAAVAFNNSVGDRVENPFSTATLFDDYTFGHPFGGAGNMVENETLYRYNYHVIEWMQDYAGDAFLDDTRDWNDKVVSHFFPKQSSTSWNAGSTPCLTDEQFVEWTTNGIIDGGAITWGTPLIRTNLENSPELVLRDYALTQLTLTDDFLKEFQYPGAPNWARQHTVLPPAHIGIPYHHVLVEGVDLWDPEGDEITEVIALGNFPSWLKITEKSPGEWTFSGTPTETNETTHTFSLQASDASGVRTRVVNLLVDEELEADPIAIKASSNTNYGLNNKAVMVSDVYTAPDGYATFRVSMDVTPPTDQAIVSGISGGTTTENSWGIGNGTDGTQDVIFRGSDNEWVQNINNLQIVDFNANGGDLTEDHFTLSFKAITIVNAQSTNDFVSLKFDQTVVDLGKLGNQTQQIDLNSVSSINEITEFSLGTGNDSSTNKWSVEEILISLNLVVGDLSNSTIVSEKKQGFKVYPSPTSHTINFNIPIHSVEVINTSGKVVKINPNLTQSIKISDLSSGVYIIKGVTELGVTVVKKIVKNTN, from the coding sequence ATGAAAACTATAAAATCAAAAAAACATTATAATACTTTCATATTGTTACAAGCAGTATGTGTAATGGTATTATCTTTTACTACTCAAGCACAAACAGCTTTAAATCCAGAGCAGGGGCTAAGGGCAAACTGGATGCGAGGTGCTTTAGGGTTGCTTTGGTTACCAGAGCGTAATTATAATGGTAATATTGAGGGGGTAGAAATAGATGAATTTATTTCTCAAGTAAAAGATTTAAGAACTATAGATTATGTACAACTTCCTTTAACAAGTCCAAATATTTTTTCTCCTGTACATGTAGCTCCTCATTCTATAATAGAAAGTTTATGGGAAGGGGATACAGATTCAAATGGAGATCCTATTAATTTAGTAGTTCCTCGTGAATCAGTAGACGATCCATTGTTAAGGTGGTTAAAAGCATTAAAGGCAGAGGGTTTAAGAGTAGAGATATATGTAAATTCTTATAATTTATTAGCGAGAAATCCAGAAGATACTCAGACAGAATATCCAGATGTTTCAGACCGTTGGATGGAATGGTGTGATACAAATGCTGAGGCTCAAGCTTTTTTGAACACCCAAACGTATCATAACGGGAGTGGTAGGCGCTATTATATGTTTTGTTATGCAGAATTTATTCTTAAAGAATATGCTATTCGCTATGGTGATTTAATTGATGCCTGGTGCTTTGATTCTGCAGATAATATTATGGAAGACGAGTGTGGAGACAACCCTGATTCTGAAAATGTAGAAGATCAAAGAATCTATCAGGCATTTGCAAATGCTGTGCATGCCGGAAACCCAAATGCAGCAGTTGCTTTTAACAATAGTGTGGGAGACAGGGTAGAAAATCCTTTTAGTACAGCAACACTTTTTGATGATTATACTTTTGGACACCCTTTTGGAGGTGCGGGAAATATGGTAGAGAATGAGACTTTATATAGATATAACTATCATGTTATTGAGTGGATGCAAGATTATGCGGGTGATGCTTTTTTAGATGATACTAGAGATTGGAATGATAAAGTAGTATCACATTTTTTTCCTAAACAAAGTTCAACATCTTGGAATGCAGGAAGTACCCCTTGTTTAACAGATGAACAATTTGTAGAGTGGACAACTAATGGGATTATTGATGGTGGTGCTATTACATGGGGAACTCCTTTAATTAGAACAAATCTAGAAAACTCTCCAGAGCTTGTATTAAGAGATTATGCTTTAACCCAATTAACACTTACAGATGATTTTTTAAAAGAATTTCAGTACCCGGGAGCACCCAATTGGGCAAGACAGCATACTGTTTTACCTCCTGCACATATAGGAATTCCTTATCATCATGTACTCGTAGAAGGAGTAGATTTATGGGATCCTGAAGGAGATGAAATTACAGAGGTAATTGCTTTAGGTAATTTTCCATCTTGGTTAAAAATTACAGAAAAAAGTCCAGGGGAATGGACATTCTCAGGTACACCAACAGAAACAAATGAAACAACCCATACATTTTCACTTCAAGCAAGTGATGCTAGTGGTGTAAGAACTAGAGTGGTTAATTTATTAGTTGATGAAGAGTTAGAAGCCGATCCTATTGCAATTAAAGCATCATCAAACACTAATTATGGTCTTAATAATAAAGCTGTTATGGTTTCAGATGTTTATACTGCCCCTGATGGTTATGCTACATTTAGAGTTTCTATGGATGTTACACCACCTACAGATCAGGCAATTGTTTCTGGGATTTCGGGTGGTACTACTACAGAAAATTCATGGGGTATTGGTAATGGAACTGATGGTACGCAGGATGTTATTTTTAGAGGGAGTGATAATGAATGGGTACAAAATATTAATAATTTACAAATTGTTGATTTTAATGCTAATGGAGGAGATTTAACTGAAGATCATTTTACCCTAAGTTTTAAAGCCATAACAATAGTAAATGCACAATCTACCAACGACTTTGTCTCTCTAAAATTTGATCAAACAGTTGTTGATCTTGGTAAATTAGGAAATCAAACTCAGCAGATAGATTTAAATTCAGTTAGTTCTATTAATGAAATTACTGAATTTAGTTTAGGAACAGGAAACGATTCAAGTACAAACAAATGGTCTGTAGAAGAGATATTAATATCTCTTAATCTTGTTGTTGGTGATTTATCCAACTCAACCATAGTATCAGAAAAAAAACAAGGTTTTAAGGTATATCCAAGCCCTACCAGTCATACAATCAATTTTAATATACCAATCCATTCTGTGGAAGTGATTAATACTAGTGGAAAAGTTGTGAAAATAAATCCAAATCTAACCCAAAGCATTAAGATTTCAGATTTGAGTTCTGGGGTTTACATTATTAAAGGAGTTACAGAGTTAGGTGTTACGGTTGTTAAAAAAATAGTTAAAAACACAAATTAA
- a CDS encoding alpha-L-fucosidase, which translates to MKHIFKTTSILLLILVVVSCKQQSKKNNEKKSALTYEEMNAAKAVAKEAFNDAKYGMFIHWGLYSIPGGIWKGKKMEELKGPKVAEWIQFGARIPRAEYAALANQFNPTKFDADAVAKLAKDAGMKYIVITSKHHDGFAMYNSKVSEYDIVDATPYGKDVVEQLYKACKKYDIDFGLYYSHNIDWKDANDCGLSEYIAAGGEMHDRVKRKAGVNTWDPSPNTFTEYLDNKAYPQVKEILTKFPDLTTLWYDYPHYVTPEQSMKFYQIAYDLQPNMLVNSRVGNGLGDFDIPGDNKIPQDHLAITKPWQTVGTTNNSWGYNSYDNDWKSVKELLFWLTEIVSKGGNYMLNIGPKSTGEVPVESVNNLLEVGKFLAVNGEAIYNTRKWKVTHEGPTKIEMNGTHDRAKKADLTFEFTPQDFWFTQKENTLYAIALAYPKKTVIIKSLTAEQLGNIKSVSVLGSNTKIDWKQTAEGLEVNLGTTVENPNGYALKITY; encoded by the coding sequence ATGAAACATATTTTTAAAACAACATCAATCCTTCTTTTAATTCTTGTAGTGGTGAGCTGTAAACAGCAATCTAAAAAAAATAATGAGAAAAAGTCTGCTTTAACCTATGAAGAAATGAATGCGGCAAAAGCAGTAGCAAAAGAAGCTTTTAATGATGCTAAATATGGGATGTTTATCCATTGGGGATTGTATTCTATTCCAGGAGGAATTTGGAAAGGAAAGAAGATGGAAGAATTAAAGGGACCAAAAGTAGCTGAATGGATTCAGTTTGGTGCTAGAATTCCTAGAGCTGAATATGCAGCATTAGCGAACCAATTTAATCCAACCAAGTTTGATGCAGATGCTGTTGCAAAATTAGCAAAAGATGCAGGAATGAAATATATCGTAATTACATCAAAGCATCATGACGGGTTCGCTATGTATAATTCCAAAGTAAGTGAGTATGATATTGTAGATGCAACTCCTTACGGAAAAGATGTTGTTGAGCAATTGTACAAGGCTTGTAAAAAATATGATATTGATTTTGGTTTATACTATTCTCATAATATAGACTGGAAGGATGCTAATGATTGTGGACTTTCTGAATACATTGCTGCTGGAGGAGAAATGCATGATAGGGTAAAACGTAAAGCAGGAGTAAATACTTGGGATCCTAGTCCAAATACTTTTACGGAGTATTTAGATAATAAAGCCTATCCACAGGTAAAAGAAATATTAACAAAATTTCCTGATTTGACTACGCTCTGGTATGATTATCCGCATTATGTAACACCAGAGCAAAGTATGAAGTTTTATCAAATAGCATACGATTTACAACCAAACATGTTGGTGAACTCTAGAGTTGGTAATGGTTTAGGAGATTTTGATATACCTGGTGATAACAAAATACCACAAGATCATTTAGCCATCACTAAACCTTGGCAAACGGTTGGGACTACAAACAATTCATGGGGATATAACTCTTATGATAACGATTGGAAGTCGGTAAAAGAATTATTGTTTTGGTTGACTGAAATAGTGAGTAAAGGAGGAAACTACATGTTAAACATAGGGCCTAAGTCAACAGGTGAAGTACCGGTAGAATCTGTAAACAATTTATTAGAAGTAGGAAAGTTTTTAGCTGTAAACGGAGAGGCTATTTATAATACTAGAAAATGGAAAGTAACACATGAAGGACCTACCAAAATTGAGATGAATGGGACGCATGATAGAGCTAAAAAAGCAGACTTAACATTTGAGTTTACTCCTCAAGATTTTTGGTTTACTCAAAAAGAAAATACCCTTTACGCAATTGCTTTAGCATACCCTAAAAAAACAGTGATCATTAAAAGTTTAACCGCTGAACAACTTGGAAATATAAAATCTGTTAGTGTGTTAGGAAGTAATACTAAAA
- a CDS encoding T9SS type A sorting domain-containing protein: protein MLSNIIQAQVFYDKTSSSEVLSIEGGAVWDLSSNGDFVYNNNGSNFQNRALIYSTSAYQSEDGFKLTIEYTTESIEDVVSHNFSFGLISDETNLSSYLGFNPFRANESVYSIGANLTTNEDATARGLNFTNGNERVTLDESGSRTQFGEGGITKVTIEIGIGGYWSYRINDIYEDSGVLLEGFDLSKNYHVAVYGQSNNGKSIQSITLEKRYALGERAVNLRGTWNSEILVDLLDDRIKNLKTLNRLGVSFTNGAVLSAEHKVPHKLFDRLSGGDVVAPSWGDLNSDTPDNDNMLADILKIKAAGFNVKAYTNSENFVGTNADYLQPFVDSWKEYCDTDPEVQAFINSQPYHTGIWNRTTEQYEDATATYPNRKYMFCYAEYFLKDYALRYGEHFDSWIFDDGATMEQNGDNATSGVVEEQRIYQAYANAVHAGNPDIAIAFNNGRSTVNYKDYPFAHAVRFEDFTFGHAFGGNNNHAEKINGNQFNLNYRHITRMTETNGLVHAGGNWDWDDKIVGNFHSKLSTTAWKYGPNQAWEQADFNQWNLEAIQAGGSMTWGGSFNRAETAIYDWVYVLLEGLDDYLVQYGNPGAPNWARQHTVLPPAHIGIPYHHVLVEGVDLWDPEGDEITEVIALGNFPSWLKITKKSPGEWTFSGTPTETNETTHTFSLQASDASGVRTREVNLLVDEELEADPIAIKASSNTNYGLNNKAVMISDVYTAPDGYATFRVSMDVTPPSNKAVISGISGGTSTQNSWGLGDGTDANMDDIFTGSDHEWVESINNLQIVDFNANGGDLTEDHFTLSFKAITIVNAQSTNDFVSLKFDQTVVDLGKLGNQTQQIDLNSVSSINEITEFSLGTGNDSSTNKWSVEEILISLNIVVGDLSNSTIASEKNQTFKVYPNPTSHIINFNIPIHSVEVINTSGKVVKTNPNLTQSIKILDLSSGVYIIKGITELGATVVKKIVKNTN from the coding sequence TTGTTAAGCAACATAATTCAGGCTCAAGTATTTTATGATAAAACATCGTCAAGTGAAGTATTATCTATAGAAGGTGGAGCTGTTTGGGATTTGTCATCAAATGGAGATTTTGTATATAATAACAATGGTAGTAATTTTCAAAATAGAGCTTTAATTTACTCCACATCAGCTTACCAATCTGAAGATGGGTTTAAGTTAACCATTGAATATACCACTGAGTCCATAGAGGATGTTGTTTCACATAATTTCTCTTTTGGTTTAATTAGTGATGAAACCAACTTATCTTCTTATCTAGGGTTTAATCCTTTTAGAGCAAATGAATCAGTTTATAGTATTGGAGCCAATTTAACAACAAATGAAGATGCTACAGCTAGAGGATTAAATTTTACTAATGGAAATGAACGTGTTACCTTGGACGAATCTGGATCAAGAACACAGTTTGGTGAAGGGGGAATAACTAAAGTAACTATTGAAATTGGTATTGGAGGTTATTGGTCTTATCGTATCAATGATATTTATGAAGATTCAGGCGTATTATTAGAAGGATTTGATTTGAGTAAAAATTATCATGTTGCAGTATATGGACAGAGTAATAATGGTAAATCAATTCAATCAATTACATTAGAAAAAAGATATGCACTAGGAGAGCGCGCTGTAAATTTAAGAGGAACCTGGAACTCTGAAATTCTTGTAGATTTATTGGATGATAGGATAAAAAATCTTAAAACACTGAATCGTTTAGGCGTGAGTTTTACAAATGGAGCTGTATTGTCTGCAGAACATAAAGTGCCGCATAAATTGTTTGATAGGTTGTCTGGTGGAGATGTAGTTGCTCCGTCTTGGGGAGATTTAAATTCAGATACACCAGATAATGATAACATGCTAGCAGATATTTTAAAAATAAAAGCAGCCGGTTTTAATGTAAAGGCTTACACAAATTCAGAAAATTTTGTAGGTACAAATGCAGATTATCTTCAGCCTTTTGTAGATAGTTGGAAGGAATATTGTGATACAGATCCAGAGGTACAGGCTTTTATTAATAGTCAACCATATCATACAGGTATTTGGAACAGAACTACCGAACAATATGAAGACGCTACTGCTACATATCCAAATAGAAAATATATGTTTTGTTATGCAGAATATTTTCTAAAAGACTATGCTTTACGTTACGGCGAACACTTTGATTCATGGATTTTTGATGATGGTGCCACTATGGAACAAAATGGAGATAATGCGACAAGTGGTGTTGTAGAAGAACAAAGAATATATCAAGCTTATGCCAATGCTGTGCACGCTGGTAACCCAGATATTGCAATTGCTTTTAATAATGGTAGGAGTACAGTGAATTATAAAGATTACCCTTTTGCACATGCTGTTAGATTTGAAGATTTTACATTTGGACATGCTTTTGGAGGTAATAATAATCATGCTGAAAAAATAAACGGAAATCAATTTAACCTTAATTATCGACATATAACCCGTATGACAGAAACCAACGGACTTGTACATGCAGGTGGGAATTGGGATTGGGACGATAAGATTGTAGGGAATTTTCATTCAAAATTATCAACAACGGCATGGAAATATGGACCTAATCAGGCATGGGAACAAGCGGATTTCAATCAATGGAACTTAGAAGCGATACAAGCCGGAGGAAGTATGACGTGGGGTGGATCTTTTAATAGAGCAGAAACAGCAATTTATGATTGGGTCTATGTTCTTTTAGAAGGACTAGATGATTATTTAGTTCAATATGGAAATCCAGGAGCACCTAATTGGGCAAGACAACATACTGTTTTACCTCCAGCACATATAGGAATTCCTTATCATCATGTACTTGTAGAAGGGGTAGATCTATGGGATCCTGAAGGAGATGAAATTACAGAGGTAATTGCTTTAGGTAATTTTCCATCTTGGTTAAAAATTACAAAAAAAAGTCCAGGGGAATGGACATTCTCAGGTACACCAACAGAAACAAATGAAACAACCCATACATTTTCACTTCAAGCAAGTGATGCTAGTGGTGTAAGAACTAGAGAAGTTAATTTACTAGTTGATGAAGAGTTAGAAGCCGATCCTATTGCAATTAAAGCATCATCAAACACTAATTATGGTCTTAATAATAAAGCTGTTATGATTTCAGATGTTTATACAGCCCCTGATGGTTACGCTACATTTAGAGTTTCTATGGATGTGACTCCACCAAGTAATAAAGCAGTTATTTCTGGAATATCAGGAGGAACTTCTACACAAAACTCGTGGGGTTTAGGGGATGGGACTGATGCAAATATGGATGACATTTTTACAGGTAGTGATCATGAATGGGTAGAAAGTATTAATAATTTACAGATTGTTGATTTTAATGCCAATGGAGGAGATTTAACAGAAGATCATTTTACCCTAAGTTTTAAAGCCATAACAATAGTAAATGCACAATCTACCAACGACTTTGTCTCTCTAAAATTTGATCAAACAGTTGTTGATCTTGGTAAGTTAGGAAATCAAACTCAGCAAATAGATTTAAATTCGGTTAGCTCTATTAATGAAATTACTGAATTTAGTTTAGGAACAGGAAACGATTCTAGTACAAACAAATGGTCTGTAGAAGAGATATTAATATCTCTTAATATTGTTGTTGGTGATTTATCCAACTCAACCATAGCATCAGAAAAAAATCAAACTTTTAAGGTATATCCAAATCCCACAAGCCATATAATCAATTTTAATATACCAATTCATTCTGTGGAAGTGATTAATACTAGTGGAAAAGTTGTGAAAACAAATCCAAATCTAACCCAAAGTATTAAGATTTTAGATTTGAGTTCTGGGGTTTACATTATTAAAGGAATTACAGAGTTAGGTGCTACGGTTGTTAAAAAAATAGTTAAAAACACAAATTAA
- a CDS encoding sulfatase, with protein sequence MINKFTLIILSLILSLGFLVQAQSKNEKPNIIFIFADDWGYGDISAHGSSWIETPHIDKMISQGMDFANFTVNSPVCSPSRVAVMTGQFPARQSIHQHFQGWKAHVKRGMPDWMDPTDISLPRAFQEAGYKTAHFGKWHLGWSSKDAPKESEYGYDEYATFNGSKTIDIPKAGSVGVDYAEKFIKKNKDKPFFINLWLHEAHTAHYPQKRFMDKFGKLDEQKQVYASVIAEGDEAVGRIMNLLKELNIDDNTLVVFSTDNGPEWEGSEKEKLHKPEKGDHDPSGIVGLGKYYSVGETGGLKGQKRSLFAGGIRVPFVAMWPNVIPKGVENKTAVVTAVDLLPTFYEAAGLKMPKDYQPDGESIMDAFKGKKFKRSKSIFWEWRGGASHEYTWPSLGVRNGDWKLVIDPKTNKYELYNEVEDWKEQNNLASKYPEKVEQLKAEVTAWKATLPIEPRENCLSVVRGKSKKTVKGTDKKKKTNKKQ encoded by the coding sequence ATGATAAATAAATTCACATTAATAATTTTAAGCTTAATACTATCATTAGGTTTTTTAGTACAGGCTCAATCAAAAAATGAAAAACCAAACATCATTTTCATTTTTGCAGACGATTGGGGTTATGGAGATATCAGTGCTCATGGAAGTAGCTGGATAGAAACACCTCACATTGATAAAATGATTAGTCAAGGAATGGATTTTGCCAACTTTACGGTAAACAGTCCTGTTTGCTCTCCAAGTAGAGTTGCGGTAATGACAGGTCAGTTTCCTGCAAGACAGAGTATCCATCAACATTTTCAGGGGTGGAAAGCTCATGTAAAAAGAGGGATGCCAGACTGGATGGATCCTACTGATATTTCTTTACCACGTGCTTTTCAAGAAGCAGGATATAAAACGGCTCATTTTGGAAAATGGCATCTAGGATGGTCTTCTAAAGATGCTCCTAAAGAAAGCGAGTATGGGTATGATGAATATGCCACTTTTAATGGTTCTAAAACCATAGATATTCCCAAAGCTGGTTCTGTTGGAGTAGATTATGCCGAAAAATTCATTAAAAAAAATAAAGACAAACCTTTCTTTATTAACTTATGGTTGCATGAAGCACATACAGCACATTATCCTCAAAAAAGGTTTATGGACAAGTTTGGTAAACTAGATGAACAAAAACAAGTATATGCTTCTGTAATTGCTGAAGGAGATGAAGCTGTTGGGCGAATTATGAATTTGTTAAAAGAGTTAAATATTGATGATAACACATTAGTTGTGTTTTCTACAGACAATGGTCCAGAATGGGAAGGTTCAGAAAAAGAAAAACTACATAAACCAGAAAAAGGAGATCATGACCCTAGCGGAATAGTAGGGCTTGGGAAATATTATTCAGTTGGAGAAACTGGTGGCTTAAAAGGTCAAAAAAGATCCTTGTTTGCAGGAGGTATTCGTGTACCATTTGTAGCTATGTGGCCTAATGTAATCCCTAAAGGGGTTGAAAATAAAACAGCGGTAGTAACTGCTGTAGATTTACTACCAACCTTTTATGAAGCAGCTGGTCTTAAAATGCCAAAAGATTACCAACCAGATGGTGAGAGTATTATGGATGCTTTTAAAGGTAAGAAATTTAAAAGATCTAAATCCATTTTTTGGGAATGGAGAGGTGGAGCTAGTCATGAATATACATGGCCATCACTTGGGGTTAGAAATGGAGATTGGAAACTAGTTATAGACCCAAAAACGAATAAATATGAGTTATACAATGAAGTAGAAGATTGGAAAGAACAAAATAACTTGGCCTCTAAATACCCTGAAAAAGTAGAGCAGTTAAAAGCAGAAGTAACTGCTTGGAAAGCAACATTACCTATAGAGCCTAGAGAAAATTGTTTATCTGTTGTACGAGGAAAATCTAAAAAGACAGTAAAGGGTACAGACAAAAAGAAAAAAACAAATAAGAAGCAATAA